In a single window of the Renibacterium salmoninarum ATCC 33209 genome:
- a CDS encoding Ig-like domain-containing protein, with product MVEQPLDGSASRSFDLKGSGTPPAPVQQSGCVHMAWSGASKYVRYCDGGDNRLVDVPKAAAGALFAFRQNRDIVVLNDVSAGTVRLVNKNMIIVDNWQDLETQTKNSPDAQKESADPIFVNTLPDRTKPNRPPNAVADEFGVRAGRTTLSPVLFNDSDPDGDVLTVVPPSEQPAIGQLQTVYGGTGLQLSVPAGTTIGSAQFAYTADDGRNGSASAPVAIRVVPDSENNPPKQLRETTLVVEQGKSISQNILTDWRDPDGDDIYLSSAVSDDNSAQIKTTPDGQLVYADNSEAPGQKTLTVQVSDGRAVTSKQIKIVIKPVGSVPPIANADYFRAVVGQEISIAPLKNDVDPSGQELRLAQVERTNTAEMSDIQDSSFFTFKSNSAGAVYLTYQVSNGPQSSTGLIRIEVAQSQEQSPPIAVKDVAQLPAGGSTLVDVLGKDTDPSGGVLVVKSVSVPNGAAVTATVLEHNVVKIVDQPGIISPVEINYTVANAYGTSVG from the coding sequence TTGGTTGAGCAGCCGTTGGATGGTTCGGCGTCGCGTAGTTTTGATTTGAAGGGTTCTGGTACGCCGCCGGCTCCGGTGCAGCAGTCGGGTTGTGTGCATATGGCGTGGTCTGGTGCGAGTAAGTATGTGCGGTATTGCGATGGTGGGGATAACCGGCTTGTTGATGTGCCGAAGGCTGCTGCGGGGGCGTTGTTTGCTTTCCGGCAAAACCGGGACATTGTGGTGCTCAATGATGTGAGTGCGGGCACGGTGCGGTTGGTGAATAAGAACATGATCATTGTTGATAACTGGCAGGATTTGGAAACTCAGACGAAGAATAGTCCGGATGCGCAGAAGGAGTCTGCTGATCCGATTTTTGTGAATACGTTGCCGGATCGGACGAAGCCTAATCGTCCGCCGAATGCGGTGGCGGATGAGTTTGGGGTGCGGGCTGGTAGGACGACGTTGTCGCCGGTTTTGTTTAATGATTCTGATCCGGATGGTGATGTTTTGACGGTGGTGCCGCCGTCGGAGCAGCCGGCTATTGGTCAGTTGCAGACGGTTTATGGTGGTACGGGTTTGCAGTTGAGTGTGCCGGCGGGGACGACGATTGGTAGTGCGCAGTTTGCGTATACGGCTGATGATGGTCGTAATGGTTCGGCGTCTGCTCCGGTAGCGATTAGGGTGGTGCCTGATTCGGAGAATAATCCGCCGAAACAGTTGCGTGAAACTACGTTGGTGGTTGAGCAGGGTAAGTCGATTTCGCAGAATATTTTGACTGATTGGCGTGATCCCGACGGCGACGACATCTACCTTTCCAGCGCGGTCTCGGATGACAATAGCGCCCAGATCAAGACCACACCGGATGGTCAGCTGGTCTATGCAGACAACAGCGAGGCTCCCGGACAAAAAACTCTAACCGTTCAGGTTTCAGACGGCCGGGCAGTTACCTCCAAGCAGATCAAAATTGTCATTAAGCCAGTCGGATCGGTGCCACCAATCGCCAACGCCGATTATTTTCGCGCCGTCGTGGGCCAAGAGATCTCAATCGCACCTTTGAAGAACGACGTCGACCCCTCTGGGCAAGAGCTGCGTTTAGCGCAAGTCGAGCGGACTAATACTGCCGAAATGTCCGACATTCAGGACAGTAGTTTCTTCACGTTCAAGAGCAATTCGGCAGGTGCGGTGTACTTGACCTACCAAGTGAGCAATGGACCGCAGAGTTCTACTGGTTTGATCCGTATTGAAGTAGCTCAGTCTCAAGAACAAAGCCCGCCCATCGCGGTAAAGGATGTTGCGCAACTGCCCGCTGGTGGCAGTACCCTCGTGGATGTTTTAGGCAAGGACACCGATCCAAGCGGCGGCGTACTAGTGGTCAAATCGGTGAGCGTGCCGAATGGTGCCGCAGTAACAGCAACAGTTTTAGAGCACAACGTAGTCAAGATTGTTGACCAGCCCGGCATCATCTCACCGGTAGAGATCAATTACACGGTCGCGAACGCCTATGGCACCAGTGTTGGCTAG
- a CDS encoding adenylate/guanylate cyclase domain-containing protein codes for MAEQTPADISLPSALRRDVRALEAQLLGGERSLRRREVAAAAGVSLLSARKIWRALGFPNLGDDDKAFTPSDERALSNIIDLVRAGKLTEDAAISLSRSVGQMTDRIVVWQVEAMIEDMVAQRGLTDAQARQELVTALPELVEPLQEMLTYAWRRQFAAGVQRMAVRAQSGLEASEAGRDGDEDDAPLPLARAVGFADLVSYTSLSRRMNEKTLAQLVQRFENKCAEIISVGGGRLIKTIGDEVLYTAETPVAGAEISLALAQAFTEDEVLPQARVSMVWGRILSRLGDIYGPTVNLAARLTALAEPGTVLVDGVTMAALKKDERFIFTPLPSQNVRGFGDVEPILLSRGRGSGLVLD; via the coding sequence TTGGCTGAACAAACTCCTGCTGACATCTCGCTTCCTAGTGCACTGCGTCGAGATGTGCGCGCTTTGGAGGCGCAGTTACTTGGCGGCGAGCGGAGTCTGCGACGTCGTGAAGTGGCAGCTGCTGCGGGAGTTTCGTTGCTTTCCGCGCGGAAAATTTGGCGCGCATTGGGCTTCCCTAATCTTGGCGACGATGACAAGGCCTTCACGCCAAGCGATGAGCGCGCGCTCAGCAACATTATTGACCTGGTTCGGGCTGGCAAGCTGACTGAAGATGCGGCAATATCGCTGAGCCGATCAGTGGGCCAGATGACTGACCGGATTGTGGTGTGGCAAGTCGAAGCGATGATTGAGGATATGGTCGCCCAACGCGGCTTGACTGATGCGCAGGCACGGCAGGAATTGGTGACGGCGTTACCGGAGTTGGTTGAGCCGCTCCAAGAAATGCTGACGTATGCCTGGCGTAGGCAATTCGCAGCCGGTGTGCAGCGAATGGCGGTGCGTGCGCAATCTGGTTTGGAAGCTAGCGAAGCAGGGCGCGACGGCGACGAGGACGACGCACCGTTGCCGTTGGCCCGCGCGGTAGGGTTTGCTGACTTAGTTAGTTACACCTCGCTGTCGCGCCGGATGAATGAGAAAACCTTGGCGCAGTTGGTGCAGCGTTTTGAAAACAAGTGCGCTGAGATCATTTCGGTTGGCGGCGGCAGGCTGATCAAGACGATCGGCGATGAAGTCCTCTACACCGCTGAGACACCGGTTGCTGGTGCCGAAATTTCGCTGGCGCTCGCGCAGGCATTCACCGAAGACGAAGTGCTGCCGCAGGCCCGAGTTTCCATGGTGTGGGGCAGAATTCTGTCCCGTCTGGGCGATATTTATGGTCCGACCGTTAATCTCGCTGCCCGGCTTACCGCCTTGGCCGAGCCGGGGACGGTTCTGGTTGACGGTGTGACAATGGCGGCTTTGAAAAAAGACGAACGGTTTATCTTCACCCCGCTTCCGAGCCAGAACGTGCGTGGTTTTGGCGACGTTGAACCGATCTTATTGAGTCGAGGTCGCGGCAGCGGGCTGGTCTTGGACTAA
- a CDS encoding PH domain-containing protein, with translation MRKWLVPGEQVIVITRPHARKLALPAIIAILLPTALGIGLAWLSRAYWGPQWDSWRAASQFVAVALTIVVLLFFSLRRYLKWFATSYILTSRRIVIRKGALTRGQTDIPLFSLLTFNVSQGVAQRMRRCGNITLISGVGESVVVREVPEVIKFKNLTLDAIEELPHSALLGEEHMPWEPGQMSPVQLAGEGERGRDSNW, from the coding sequence ATGCGTAAGTGGCTGGTACCAGGGGAGCAAGTCATCGTCATCACCCGACCGCACGCCCGAAAGCTGGCCCTTCCCGCGATCATCGCAATCTTGTTGCCAACCGCACTCGGCATTGGGTTGGCTTGGTTAAGCCGAGCTTATTGGGGCCCACAGTGGGACTCATGGCGCGCGGCGAGTCAGTTCGTTGCTGTGGCGTTGACGATTGTGGTGCTGCTCTTTTTTTCGTTGCGCCGCTACCTGAAGTGGTTTGCTACCTCCTATATCTTGACCAGCAGGCGCATTGTGATCCGAAAAGGAGCGCTCACGCGTGGACAAACGGATATTCCGCTTTTCTCCTTGCTTACCTTCAACGTGAGCCAAGGTGTTGCACAGCGAATGCGGCGGTGCGGGAATATAACCTTGATTTCGGGGGTCGGCGAGTCGGTGGTGGTTCGTGAGGTTCCCGAAGTGATTAAGTTCAAAAACTTGACTCTTGACGCGATTGAGGAACTACCGCACTCGGCGTTACTAGGCGAAGAACATATGCCATGGGAACCGGGCCAGATGAGCCCAGTGCAACTTGCCGGAGAGGGGGAGCGTGGACGAGACAGCAATTGGTGA
- a CDS encoding biotin--[acetyl-CoA-carboxylase] ligase yields the protein MSHSIEESRLALNIGDLRSRLLAPAGPVSRLDWSEALASTNTELAAVVTRHEAEWPDFSVLTAEVQTAGKGRLERNWQAPQGSALAISVLLRPQNLAVETFGWLSMMSAVAVCQTLRNVGVEAGIKWPNDVLVRGADGEAKKVCGTLAQLVALPGKSPVVVLGTGINVSQSTEELPTETSSSVLVAGGTSIDRNHLLEDYLRRLNELYQRLQLAQLPVRSSGEGIPSLRQEVTDLLITFGQQVRAELPGGVYSYGRASGIDAQGALLVTDAAGSTTTISAADVVHLRRADGQGIGYA from the coding sequence ATGAGTCATTCAATCGAGGAGTCGCGTCTCGCCCTAAATATAGGCGACTTGCGTTCGCGATTATTGGCGCCAGCTGGACCGGTTTCGAGGCTTGACTGGTCGGAGGCGCTCGCCTCAACAAACACTGAGTTGGCAGCTGTTGTCACTCGACATGAAGCAGAATGGCCGGACTTCAGTGTGCTCACGGCGGAAGTTCAAACTGCTGGCAAAGGACGCTTAGAAAGAAATTGGCAGGCGCCTCAGGGGTCGGCGTTGGCAATTAGTGTGCTGCTTAGACCGCAAAACCTCGCTGTGGAGACGTTCGGCTGGTTATCGATGATGAGCGCAGTCGCGGTATGTCAGACCTTGCGCAACGTCGGCGTCGAAGCAGGTATCAAATGGCCAAACGATGTTTTGGTTCGAGGCGCTGATGGCGAAGCCAAAAAGGTCTGTGGAACCTTGGCTCAGCTGGTAGCTTTACCCGGCAAATCGCCAGTAGTCGTGCTGGGTACCGGAATTAACGTCTCGCAATCAACTGAGGAATTGCCCACTGAAACTTCCAGCTCAGTATTGGTTGCCGGTGGCACCTCGATTGATCGCAACCACTTGTTGGAAGACTATCTGCGCAGGCTCAACGAGCTTTATCAACGGCTTCAATTGGCACAACTACCGGTGCGTAGCTCGGGCGAAGGAATTCCCAGTTTGCGTCAAGAGGTCACCGATCTTCTGATCACCTTTGGCCAACAAGTCCGGGCGGAATTGCCCGGCGGAGTTTATTCGTATGGTCGAGCCAGCGGAATTGATGCTCAGGGCGCGCTATTAGTGACCGACGCGGCCGGCAGTACTACCACGATCTCCGCGGCCGACGTCGTGCACTTGCGCCGAGCGGATGGGCAAGGCATCGGTTATGCGTAA
- a CDS encoding acyl-CoA carboxylase subunit beta has product MSHDLTTTAGKIADFRDRIAQAAQPSGPEAIEKQHARGKNTARERIALLLDEGSFVEFDALAVHRSTAFGMEKKKPLGDGLVSGYGTVDGRTVAVYSQDFSVYGGSLSQVNGEKIFKVQEFALRNGCPVVGILDGGGARIQEGVASLAMFADIFRNNVHASGVVPQISIIMGPSAGGAAYSPALTDYVVMVDKTSHMFITGPDVIKTVTGEDVDMETLGGARQHNVTTGTSTYLAADEVDAIEFVRELLDFLPSNNLSEAPPTEHDQELEISSDDLALDTLIPDSANQPYDMRAVIENIIDDGHFLEMQALYAPNVIIGYGRVEGHTVGIVANQPMQFAGTLDINASEKAARFVRHCDAFNIPILTLVDVPGFLPGKDQEFQGIIRRGAKLLYAYAEATVPKLTVITRKAYGGAYIVMGSKKLGADLNLAWPSAQIGVMGAQGAVNILYRRELAAAQDTEALRADLIQQYEEELLNPYQATQLGYVDAVVSPSETRSQIIRGLRAFRDKRSSLPAKKHGNIPL; this is encoded by the coding sequence ATGAGCCATGACCTGACCACCACCGCGGGAAAGATTGCAGATTTCCGCGATCGGATTGCTCAGGCGGCCCAGCCTTCGGGACCGGAAGCAATCGAAAAGCAACATGCACGCGGCAAAAACACCGCCCGAGAGCGCATTGCCTTACTTCTAGACGAAGGTAGTTTCGTCGAATTCGACGCGCTGGCAGTGCATCGCTCAACAGCATTCGGCATGGAAAAGAAGAAGCCGCTTGGTGATGGCTTAGTTTCTGGCTATGGGACTGTGGATGGCAGAACGGTAGCCGTTTACAGTCAAGACTTCTCGGTTTACGGCGGATCGCTCAGCCAAGTCAACGGCGAAAAAATCTTCAAAGTACAAGAGTTTGCGTTACGAAATGGCTGCCCGGTGGTCGGCATCCTCGACGGCGGCGGCGCACGAATTCAGGAAGGCGTAGCGTCCTTGGCAATGTTCGCGGACATTTTCCGCAACAACGTGCACGCATCCGGTGTAGTACCGCAGATTTCAATCATCATGGGACCCTCTGCTGGCGGCGCAGCGTATTCGCCCGCCCTTACTGACTACGTGGTGATGGTAGATAAGACCTCGCATATGTTCATCACTGGGCCTGATGTCATTAAGACTGTCACTGGTGAAGACGTCGATATGGAAACGCTTGGCGGCGCGCGTCAACATAACGTCACCACCGGAACCTCCACCTATCTGGCCGCCGATGAAGTTGATGCCATTGAATTTGTCCGCGAGCTCTTGGACTTCCTGCCATCCAATAACCTCTCGGAAGCGCCGCCGACCGAACACGATCAAGAGCTGGAAATCAGTTCGGACGATCTAGCTTTGGATACGTTAATCCCTGATTCCGCGAACCAGCCGTACGATATGCGCGCCGTGATTGAAAACATCATCGACGACGGTCATTTTCTGGAAATGCAGGCACTTTACGCGCCAAACGTCATCATCGGCTACGGCCGGGTTGAAGGCCATACAGTGGGCATCGTTGCGAATCAGCCGATGCAATTTGCCGGCACGCTAGATATCAACGCTTCGGAAAAAGCTGCCCGCTTTGTGCGGCACTGTGATGCCTTTAACATCCCGATTCTGACCTTGGTCGACGTCCCTGGCTTCTTGCCCGGTAAAGATCAAGAATTCCAAGGCATTATTCGCCGTGGTGCAAAACTTCTCTATGCCTATGCGGAGGCTACCGTGCCGAAGCTGACGGTCATTACTCGCAAAGCTTACGGTGGTGCTTACATCGTGATGGGGTCCAAGAAGCTGGGTGCGGATCTCAATTTAGCCTGGCCGTCAGCGCAAATTGGCGTCATGGGTGCGCAGGGTGCTGTCAATATTCTCTACCGTCGTGAACTGGCAGCGGCCCAAGACACTGAAGCCTTACGTGCAGACCTCATTCAGCAATACGAAGAAGAACTGTTGAACCCTTACCAAGCCACGCAGCTTGGCTACGTTGATGCGGTGGTTAGCCCATCAGAAACCCGCTCGCAAATCATCAGAGGTCTGCGCGCTTTCCGTGACAAGCGCTCCAGTTTGCCGGCCAAAAAACACGGGAACATCCCGCTATGA
- a CDS encoding acyl-CoA carboxylase subunit epsilon produces MTELIEEAFASELTAQLPLFQVTKENPNAEDLAALTAVVLALASAESGAEAADSVEHGRAWIRRERLRLAPTPGPGAWRRSAWR; encoded by the coding sequence ATGACCGAACTCATCGAAGAGGCTTTCGCCTCTGAACTAACTGCCCAGCTGCCGCTCTTTCAGGTAACCAAAGAGAACCCGAACGCAGAAGACCTCGCGGCCTTGACCGCCGTCGTACTGGCGCTGGCTTCAGCAGAATCCGGTGCGGAAGCAGCTGATTCAGTGGAGCACGGCCGCGCCTGGATTCGTCGTGAACGATTGCGGCTGGCTCCTACGCCAGGACCGGGCGCTTGGCGACGCAGCGCTTGGCGCTGA
- a CDS encoding DUF885 domain-containing protein — MTENTKPTRTPSAIDAAAEKYSLQLFDLNPELATMLGVSGYETEYHDHSPAGLASLNDLAVQTLAALDSLEATDDVDQVTLGAMRERIGLEIETYNSGWTLASLNNIASPAQEIRAIFDLMPTDTDEQWGHIAGRLANVPKAIDGYIESLAAAKEAGKVAAIRQVKTVVEQVTRYAEDGGFFDKLVAGASDDGDLRGKLHQGAEKAKAAYRDLVNFLNDELLPVAPEKDAVGRERYALASRDFLGATVDLEDTYRWGVEELARIIAEQKAVAELIKPGASIEEAKQVLNNDPARQLHGTYALQSWMQGLSDTAVKELAGVHFDIPDIMKKLECMIAPTQDGGVYYTPPTDDFSRPGRMWWSVPEGEDSFTTWGEVSTVYHEGVPGHHLQCATAAYQSGLLNTWRRNMCWVSGHGEGWALYAERLMDELGYLSDPGDKMGMLDGQRMRAARVVFDIGLHLELEVPEQWGSGVWTAESGLEFLRKNLDMSDGQLNFEYLRYLGWPGQAPSYKVGQRIWEEIRAERENREGEAFDVKSFHTEALNLGGLPLDVLKTALLG; from the coding sequence GTGACTGAGAACACCAAACCAACTCGTACCCCGTCAGCCATCGATGCAGCTGCAGAAAAATATAGCCTGCAGCTCTTCGATCTAAACCCGGAACTAGCCACCATGCTTGGCGTTTCCGGATACGAAACTGAATACCACGATCACTCTCCCGCTGGGCTTGCCAGTTTGAACGATCTTGCCGTGCAGACCCTTGCGGCCCTGGACTCCTTAGAAGCCACCGACGACGTCGACCAGGTCACCCTGGGCGCGATGCGCGAACGGATCGGCCTGGAAATTGAGACCTATAACTCGGGCTGGACGCTAGCCTCGCTCAACAACATCGCTTCACCGGCGCAAGAAATCCGCGCCATCTTCGACTTGATGCCAACCGATACCGACGAACAGTGGGGGCACATTGCAGGCCGTTTGGCTAACGTGCCGAAGGCCATCGACGGATACATCGAAAGCCTTGCCGCCGCAAAAGAAGCTGGCAAAGTAGCGGCAATTCGCCAAGTCAAAACCGTGGTTGAGCAGGTCACCCGTTATGCCGAAGATGGCGGTTTCTTCGATAAATTGGTTGCGGGGGCAAGCGATGACGGCGACCTGCGTGGCAAATTGCACCAGGGTGCGGAAAAGGCGAAGGCGGCGTATCGCGACCTAGTGAATTTCCTCAACGATGAGCTGTTGCCAGTTGCGCCAGAAAAAGACGCAGTGGGGCGCGAGCGTTATGCCTTGGCCTCGCGCGACTTCCTGGGCGCAACCGTTGATCTCGAAGACACCTACCGTTGGGGTGTCGAGGAACTCGCTCGAATCATTGCTGAGCAGAAAGCCGTTGCTGAGCTGATCAAGCCCGGCGCCAGCATCGAAGAAGCCAAGCAAGTCCTCAATAATGATCCGGCCCGTCAGTTACACGGCACCTATGCCTTGCAATCCTGGATGCAGGGCTTATCAGATACCGCGGTCAAAGAACTTGCTGGCGTGCATTTCGACATTCCAGACATCATGAAGAAGCTCGAATGCATGATTGCACCAACTCAAGATGGCGGCGTTTACTACACCCCACCGACTGATGATTTCTCCCGTCCGGGCCGGATGTGGTGGTCAGTTCCTGAAGGCGAGGACTCCTTTACTACTTGGGGCGAAGTCAGCACGGTCTATCACGAGGGCGTGCCGGGGCACCACTTGCAGTGCGCAACCGCTGCCTACCAGAGCGGCCTGTTGAACACTTGGCGGCGCAATATGTGTTGGGTCTCCGGCCACGGCGAAGGCTGGGCACTCTACGCTGAGCGGCTGATGGACGAACTGGGATATCTCTCTGATCCCGGCGACAAAATGGGCATGCTAGATGGGCAGCGCATGCGCGCCGCGCGCGTCGTTTTTGACATCGGCCTGCACCTAGAACTTGAAGTCCCGGAACAGTGGGGCTCCGGAGTTTGGACTGCCGAATCTGGCTTGGAATTCTTGCGAAAGAACTTGGACATGTCCGATGGCCAGCTAAATTTCGAGTACTTGCGCTACCTAGGCTGGCCGGGCCAGGCGCCGTCCTACAAGGTTGGCCAGCGCATCTGGGAAGAGATTCGGGCTGAGCGCGAAAATCGTGAGGGCGAAGCGTTCGACGTTAAATCCTTCCACACCGAGGCGCTAAACCTCGGTGGTTTGCCACTAGACGTGCTCAAGACCGCACTGCTGGGCTAG
- a CDS encoding metallophosphoesterase family protein, translating into MVGLRRANRPQVDTRRKPSGQPVAWPDGPIALISDLRGNVTAFKAALADIASRDIDAIYNLGDVVGKGPRGSECVRLSKAHCEVTVRGNWDEFLAQESEPNRDEAGWWWHHELTDADLDWLRTLPLVHTIELSGRVIRLVHASAESPHVRIQLAHTQQQFEDMFASTEMTGDSPTPSIVCCGDIHDAYLKVHEGRTLANVGSTGNPLDEPTASYLILEGTLNGSVRDGFSMQFVRVPYDLEAEIAVAQELGMPELQAYAIELRTTVHRGLHARLGLV; encoded by the coding sequence GTGGTCGGTTTGCGACGCGCAAACCGACCACAAGTCGACACTCGACGGAAACCAAGCGGACAGCCAGTAGCCTGGCCCGATGGCCCAATTGCCCTCATCTCCGATCTGCGCGGCAACGTTACGGCGTTCAAAGCAGCGCTAGCGGACATCGCGTCGCGCGATATCGACGCGATCTACAATCTTGGCGACGTGGTGGGCAAGGGACCGCGAGGTTCCGAATGTGTTCGGCTGAGCAAAGCTCATTGCGAAGTTACCGTGCGCGGAAACTGGGACGAATTCTTAGCGCAAGAATCTGAGCCAAATCGCGATGAAGCTGGCTGGTGGTGGCACCATGAGCTTACGGATGCCGACCTTGATTGGTTGCGAACGCTGCCGCTGGTGCACACCATTGAGCTGAGCGGTCGCGTCATTCGGCTGGTGCACGCCTCGGCAGAAAGTCCACACGTTCGCATCCAGCTGGCGCATACGCAACAACAGTTCGAGGACATGTTCGCCAGCACTGAAATGACTGGGGACAGCCCCACGCCGAGCATCGTCTGTTGCGGCGATATTCACGATGCTTATCTGAAAGTCCACGAAGGCCGAACCCTTGCCAACGTTGGCAGCACCGGAAATCCACTCGATGAGCCCACTGCTTCGTACCTGATCTTAGAAGGCACCCTTAATGGCTCAGTACGAGATGGCTTCTCGATGCAATTTGTTCGCGTCCCTTATGACCTCGAAGCAGAGATCGCGGTTGCTCAGGAGCTAGGCATGCCCGAGCTTCAGGCCTATGCCATTGAACTCCGCACCACGGTACACCGTGGGTTGCACGCCAGATTGGGTCTCGTCTAA
- a CDS encoding YbjQ family protein, whose amino-acid sequence MIIVTSNDVPGYKIDAIFGEVMGLTVRARNIGANITAGFRSLGGGELPEMTKALYESRHEVMNRMVNEAQQKGANAIIAMRFDTSEMGQTWTEVCAYGTAAFVIPLAEGEPGATGQSAYLVANPQVPQQPQTQQMPQNVQQAW is encoded by the coding sequence ATGATCATCGTCACCAGTAACGACGTTCCGGGTTACAAGATCGACGCGATTTTCGGTGAGGTAATGGGATTGACCGTTCGCGCCCGGAATATTGGCGCGAATATCACGGCGGGCTTTCGCTCGCTTGGTGGCGGCGAGTTGCCGGAAATGACCAAAGCACTTTACGAAAGCCGCCACGAGGTGATGAACCGGATGGTCAACGAAGCGCAGCAAAAGGGCGCCAACGCAATCATCGCGATGCGCTTTGACACTTCTGAAATGGGCCAGACCTGGACCGAAGTGTGCGCCTACGGTACTGCCGCATTCGTCATTCCGCTCGCTGAAGGTGAGCCCGGCGCCACGGGTCAATCTGCCTATCTAGTAGCCAATCCACAGGTTCCCCAGCAACCACAGACCCAGCAAATGCCGCAAAACGTCCAGCAAGCCTGGTGA
- a CDS encoding Maf family protein, which produces MTARLVLASASPARTTLLKQAGIQHTVLVSSVDEDAATAAAGQPTPAETALLLARAKAEAVAELPETAAALVLGCDSVFEFDGEAYGKPHLADVAKQRISAMSGRSGVLHTGHWLVDNRSKREAPGEGTGQGALASATVHFATMTSAEIDAYVATGEPLEVAGSFTIDSLGGAFITRVDGDPHAVVGLSVSTLRELLINSGVSITELWAV; this is translated from the coding sequence GTGACCGCCCGACTGGTTCTGGCCTCGGCGTCACCGGCTCGAACTACGCTGCTGAAGCAAGCCGGGATCCAGCACACCGTGTTGGTCTCGTCGGTCGATGAAGATGCGGCAACAGCGGCAGCCGGTCAGCCGACGCCGGCAGAAACGGCGCTGCTGTTAGCCCGGGCAAAAGCTGAAGCCGTTGCCGAGTTGCCCGAAACGGCAGCTGCCTTAGTCCTGGGCTGCGACTCGGTCTTCGAGTTCGACGGCGAAGCGTACGGAAAGCCGCACCTCGCCGACGTCGCAAAGCAACGGATCTCAGCCATGAGCGGACGCTCCGGCGTCCTACACACCGGCCATTGGCTCGTCGACAATCGATCCAAGAGAGAAGCACCGGGAGAGGGAACTGGACAGGGCGCGCTGGCGTCAGCAACCGTGCACTTCGCGACCATGACTTCCGCTGAAATTGACGCCTATGTTGCCACCGGCGAACCCTTGGAAGTTGCGGGTTCATTTACCATCGACAGCTTGGGCGGGGCTTTTATCACCAGGGTGGATGGTGACCCGCACGCCGTGGTTGGTTTATCAGTTTCGACCTTGCGCGAGTTGTTGATCAACAGTGGCGTGAGCATCACCGAGCTGTGGGCCGTCTAG